CACCGGCTACCCGACCTACGACGACCTGCGCACCTACACGCACGGCTCCGCCGCCGTGATCGGGCTGCAGATGCTGCCCATCCTCGGCACGGTGGTCCCGCGCGAGGAGGCCGCCCCGCACGCCGCCGCCCTCGGGCTGGCCTTCCAACTCACCAACTTCCTCCGGGACGTCGGCGAGGACCTGGACCGAGGCCGCGTCTATCTGCCCGCCGACCTGCTGAGCGCACACGGAGTGGACCGGGGGCTGCTCTCGTGGAGCCGCCGCACCGGCCACCGCGACCGGCGGATCACCGAGGCACTGCGGGCCTTCGAGGACCTCACCCGTGGCGTCTACCGCGAGGCCGCCCCGGGCCTCGCCATGCTCGACCCCGTCGCACGCCCCTGCATCCGCACCGCGTTCGTGCTGTACGGGGGCATCCTGGACGCCGTCGCCCGCGACGGGTACGCCGTGCTGCACCGCCGCGCCGTGGTGCCCCGGCGGCGCCGCGCCGCGGTGGCGGTCGACGGGCTCGTACGCCTGACTGCGGCACGGACGTCGACACGGAGGGTGGGGGCACGGACGTCGGCGCCGGACGCACCGCCTGCCGCCGGACACGAACTGACCGCAGTCGGACGCGAACCGGCCGCCGTCACCGCCCCGTCCGGGCCGCTCCAGGAGGAGGTCGCGTGAACCCCCGACGCCCCGTCCGCCGCCGACGGTACCCCCTGACCCTGCACCGCGACCCGGTGCCCTGGGAACGACAGCGGCCCACCTGGCGCGAGGCGCGCCCGGCCTTGATCGCCGACGCCCTCAAACGCGCGCAGGCCCGCCCGTCGGGCAACTGGTACGTCGTCGGCGCCACCCGGGACATCCGGGACGACCGCCCGCTGGCCAGGACGATCGCCGGCCGGGAAGTCGTCGTCTGGCGGGCCGCCGACGGCCGTCTGGTCGCCG
This genomic stretch from Streptomyces deccanensis harbors:
- a CDS encoding phytoene/squalene synthase family protein → MTARELDAAGITEPVLRDAYTHCRRLNARHGRTYFLATRLLPVERRPAVHALYGFARWADDIVDSLDTGAPAHRRAADLALLHERLERGLRDTHTHTHGGVGEPVVLALADTARRYAIDHRHFSDFMASMRSDLEVTGYPTYDDLRTYTHGSAAVIGLQMLPILGTVVPREEAAPHAAALGLAFQLTNFLRDVGEDLDRGRVYLPADLLSAHGVDRGLLSWSRRTGHRDRRITEALRAFEDLTRGVYREAAPGLAMLDPVARPCIRTAFVLYGGILDAVARDGYAVLHRRAVVPRRRRAAVAVDGLVRLTAARTSTRRVGARTSAPDAPPAAGHELTAVGREPAAVTAPSGPLQEEVA